From the Xanthocytophaga agilis genome, the window TGTCCTTCCAGAAAATCAGAAATTCACCATTTTCGCGTTAGCCTTGGAAAGTGGATTTAATTCCAAGACTTCATTTAATAGAAATTTTAAAAAATATATGCACTGCTCACCCAGAGAATTTTTAAAATAAGAGTCTAAATGTCGAATAATTTAGTGTAGGATGTCAGATAAGTATACATGGTAAGTCTCAATGTATAGCTTTAAAATTGGCTCCACCTTTCATTTTGGAACAGTTAAGTCTTCTGTAATTCCCATGTTTACAGAAAATTTAATCAACTTTTATGAAAAAATTATTGTTCTTAATTATCTGTCTTTTTGCGCTATTAATCGGAACTTATCCTATCATTTATGTCTTTGTGGATCATAAAAATACTTTTCTGAATTCTAAATCTTCAGAAGTATTAGGTAATATAGTCTGGAAATCTGCTTTTTTTGCGCATATTATTTTCGGAGGTATTTCTCTTTTTATAGGATGGCGACAATTTGGCCCTAAGTTCAGACATATGCACTTGAACTTGCACAGAATCATCGGAAAAGTGTATGTGATGTCTGTAATCATCAGTTCGATAGCGGGTATTTATATAGGCTTTTATGCTAATGGCAATGCTGTATCAGCTACCGGATTTATTTTTCTGGGCCTAATCTGGCTTATTACTACTCTTACAGCGGTTGCACAGATCAGAAAAGGCCATATACTAAACCATCAGCAGTTAATGACCTATAGTTTTGCCTGTGCGTTTGCAGCTGTTACACTCCGGTTGTGGTATCCGTTGTTAGTAAAAATTACGGAAGACCCTTCTTTCTCTTATATGATTGTAGCCTGGCTGTGCTGGGTTCCCAATCTCATAGTGGCTAATTTTATTAATAAAAAAATGCAAAATATAACCAGCCCTAAAAACGGATAGTTGTTTAAGGACATAAATAAATAGTTACGCTGACGCAGTTTCTTTTTTATTTATAAGTTTGGTTGTTCTGGAATTATAATTATTTCTTT encodes:
- a CDS encoding helix-turn-helix domain-containing protein, encoding VLPENQKFTIFALALESGFNSKTSFNRNFKKYMHCSPREFLK
- a CDS encoding DUF2306 domain-containing protein, whose amino-acid sequence is MKKLLFLIICLFALLIGTYPIIYVFVDHKNTFLNSKSSEVLGNIVWKSAFFAHIIFGGISLFIGWRQFGPKFRHMHLNLHRIIGKVYVMSVIISSIAGIYIGFYANGNAVSATGFIFLGLIWLITTLTAVAQIRKGHILNHQQLMTYSFACAFAAVTLRLWYPLLVKITEDPSFSYMIVAWLCWVPNLIVANFINKKMQNITSPKNG